One window of the Chanodichthys erythropterus isolate Z2021 chromosome 2, ASM2448905v1, whole genome shotgun sequence genome contains the following:
- the aicda gene encoding single-stranded DNA cytosine deaminase, whose product MISKLDSVLMTQRKFIFHYKNVRWARGRHETYLCFVVKRRTGPDSLSFDFGHLRNRTGCHVELLFLRHLGALCPGLCGSSVDGARMCYSVTWFCSWSPCSKCAQQLAHFLSQTPNLRLRIFVSRLYFCDEEDSKEREGLRHLKRAGVQISVMTYKDYFYCWQTFVARRERRFKAWDGLQQNSVRLVRKLNRILQPCETEDLRDVFALLGL is encoded by the exons ATGATCAGCAAGCTGGACAG tgtgcTCATGACCCAGAGGAAATTTATCTTCCATTATAAGAATGTGCGCTGGGCCCGAGGGAGACACGAGACGTACCTTTGTTTTGTAGTAAAGAGACGCACTGGCCCAGACTCCCTCTCGTTTGACTTCGGACACCTGCGCAATCGCACCGGCTGCCATGTAGAA CTGCTCTTTCTGCGTCACTTGGGTGCGTTGTGTCCGGGCCTGTGTGGCTCCAGTGTGGACGGAGCGAGAATGTGTTATTCAGTGACCTGGTTCTGCTCCTGGTCGCCCTGCTCTAAATGCGCTCAACAACTTGCCCACTTCCTGTCGCAGACGCCCAACCTGCGTCTGAGAATCTTTGTGTCACGCCTTTACTTCTGTGATGAAGAGGACAGCAAGGAGAGGGAAGGACTGCGACACTTGAAGAGGGCAGGAGTGCAGATCTCTGTGATGACTTATAAAG ACTATTTCTACTGCTGGCAAACATTTGTTGCACGGAGGGAGAGGAGATTTAAAGCCTGGGATGGCCTTCAGCAAAACTCTGTCCGACTCGTACGAAAACTCAATCGGATCCTGCAG CCCTGCGAGACTGAGGATCTGAGGGATGTGTTTGCTTTACTCGGGCTATGA
- the mfap5 gene encoding microfibril associated protein 5 — translation MGSYPVSVLLCCCFFVLVTVRAQQTEIQDTDVTALQPPDCREETYPCTRMYSVHRPIKRCIHSLCLYSLPRVYVINKEICVRTVCQQDEILLAELCREKSGWPKRQKRTTRKRCRRSNPKTWANKA, via the exons ATGGGCAGCTATCCAGTCTCTGTGCTGCTATGCTGTTGTTTCTTTG TACTTGTTACTGTCCGGGCACAACAAACTG AAATACAGGACACTGATGTCACTGCTTTGCAGCCACCAG ACTGCAGAGAGGAAACATACCCCTGCACCAGGATGTACTCTGTTCATCGGCCGATAAAGAGATGTATCCATTCGCTCTGTCTCTACAG CCTTCCAAGAGTCTATGTGATAAACAAGGAGATCTGCGTGAGGACCGTGTGCCAGCAAGACGAAATCCTGCTGG ctGAACTCTGTAGAGAGAAATCTGGGTGGCCAAAACGCCAAAAGAGGACAACTAGGAAACGCTGTCGCCGTAGCAACCCAAAAACCTGGGCAAACAAGGCCTAA